The Deltaproteobacteria bacterium genomic interval GGGTGATCGCGGGTGGGGGGAGAATCGTGCTCTGCCCCGCCCGCCATTACGGATGGCGCATCTTTCTCTGGTAATTGCTCACGACAGTGCGCCAGCTTGGGCCGTTGGGTGCTGGCATACAGCCCCCAGGCTCTGACCGTATGGACACCCGGCAGTGGCACGTGCTCACTCCAGCGGTGGAGAAACTCCGTGACGCTCAACGTCAACTTCGCC includes:
- a CDS encoding transposase, with product AKLTLSVTEFLHRWSEHVPLPGVHTVRAWGLYASTQRPKLAHCREQLPEKDAPSVMAGGAEHDSPPTRDHPWAQCPVCHQPMVVIQVLARGGAPPPRLARAEAA